AGGGGTGTTTGAAGAGCACAAAATCTATAGTTACGTACATtcttgatgaagaagaagaagaaagaaattaaGGAAGATGGCTAACAATTAATAAGTACATTCAAGAAAAACAAAAATTCTAGAATTTTGGTAGTAAAATAAAATTTGCAATATAGTGGTTGATCATAAAGAGGAGACTTTATTGAGTCTGACAAACAGTAAAATGATTGTTTTTATGTAATATTCTTAGGGTAATTTCTTGTTGAAGCAAAtgctaatataataattaaaaaaaattgaggGTTTGGTCAATGACAAGCAAGTGTTGTTATCATCGTATTCAAGTGTCCTAACACATATTTTTCTCGAGAAAACACTCTTAAAAGAAAAAATATCCAAAAGATTTCCTAAACCTGTCCAAACATCAATTTCCATGCACAAAACTATTCCTTTTTTGGGTTaactggatatatatatatatatatatatatatatatatatatatatatatatatatttacaaaaTTACATCATTTGCAAACACCGGAGGAACCGTAAAAAATTGGGTCTTAGGAACTACAAAAAATTGGGTCTTGTCAAAAACTTATTCTTAGCTCCTTCCTTTGCGAGGAGGTCCGCCACTTGGTTATGCTCCCTGTAGCTATGGCTTATGGCTGGGTTCCCAGCTGCTCCATCAGATACCTGCATTCAGAAATTATGGGATTGTGAGTCAAGTTACCATGTTTTAACATTTTCAGCACTTGTTCATAGTCAATGTCAATCACAAGGGGTGACAAGCCCTGTTCGAGAGCTATTTTTAGCCCCATCCATAGGGCATGAAGCTCTGCCCTAAGACTATCCGTGTTTGGGAGCCCCCTCATGAAGCCTACCCAGTCACCCATGTTGTTTCTGAATAcctccctccctcccccccccccccaataccCCATTTTCCTGTATTAAGGCATGTAGCCCCATCAATGTGCAACTTATAGAAGTCCCTATCTAGTGGTTGCCACTTTAGGTATAAAGTGGTTATGGTTATAACAGGTTTAGATGTGGCTGCAATATGGTGGTATTCAACAACCTTTGCAATTGTTTGGTGCACATTaatataatttcttttcttttcaaaaCATTAGAGTTCCTAGTGAGCGAGATGGCCCAGAGGCAGAAGggtccaaacacactcacgcaagtatgcgtggtcgtcaagtaataaagtagtgaataaagtatcgttcccacgaagacttatgattaacttttgactaattcaaactcgaatagcttattgattcgAAATATTTctgacaaaatatataattttctaaattactacctaaagactatcaaataataAATTGCTAAGAattaaacacaacacttaaataattttgaataacaatcaataggatataatattccagggtcacgggtcatctaacattcatgttgcattcttagtttaaaataactaaatgatttatctgaattgttgattcacagggttaatttcactcgtaagaatctgtcgagttcttactcgcctattcaagttaacttaatacctatatgtctatggaattaagtttaacaagaacgcatttacaattcctgtattgcaaccgagtaaggcaattaggtatatgtctatcctaatcgcgaatccgttccccgatgcccgggtttgagaacttactctatttacttctatatgcaatctagggttcccactttcgagttaaactctagattcgtagatagtatttcactgttagttactcagcaaaataattaaaaacagaattaaataaacaacccaatatgataaacccaacgtcgtcaaattaaacttcaaacatcaacattcatgtatacccatgaccctagaacaatagggttcttagccactcatattcaggcaatcatccaaaatttcataagagtgcataagaatcaataaaagaaagagagaataagaactcaagacgaattccgtggttttagaacTTGGTTATAGCTTCTTTTCCTTCTCCAATCTATCTGCCCCCCAAAAAAATGTTTTtttaagcttatatattgcgtccaaaagtcgtgggctagagttctcctaaccctagtccaaatcggcttcaggggttgatgctaaggtggatgcgacgcatccacctcgtcctccatttcttaactttgcatgtgagggtggacgcgacgcatccaccttctcttctacttcccagttttgcatgcgagggtggatgcgacgcatccacccttctcttctacttcccagttacggatgctatggcggacgctatgggccgacttcactgctaaggatgcacgaaagatgatgtttttttctaggttggatgcgacgcatccaacccttcttcctctggctagaccacattttctttatatttttgcactccaaacaccttaaatcgtcacacataacttaattagtcataaaaccaataattaaaccatgttgggcattttaaagatcaaataacaacaagaagcggttaaaatatgggcaaagtaacatcaacacatatcgaaatatgccgaACATCACAAGCATTGTAATCAACATTTTGAAGCTTATGCCACGTGTCTTCCCAGTTTGGCATAGAAAAGGGATTGACACTAAGGTTAGGCTTATGGTTGCACATGTACAGCAGTTGCTGCGAGAACTCCTTGACATTAGCACATTCAAAGAAGATGTGGTTTATGTCTTCTATGGAAGAATCACAGAAGTAGTAGTTTGGATTAATTGTTAGACCTATGTGATATAAGTGGTTCCATGTAGGCAGCCTGTTTTGCTGCATGAGCCATATAAAGAACTTAATCTTATTGGGGGTCTTTAGTTTCTAAATCCAACTATATTGGTCTTCATGAGAAGTGTCATTATACATGAGTGCATCAATGAAGGAGTAGACAGATTTGGTACTGAACAAGCCATTGAGGTTAAGGTTTCATATGAGTTTGTCCTCAATTGCGGTGGAGGTGGGGATAAAAGTATTTTGGATTATGATGTTAATGTCACGAGGAATTGGGTTGGGAATGGAGGTAAAGTCCCAAGCCCTATTGGAGTACACTGTATTTATCCTGGTATTCATGTCATTTTGGTGCCATGGACCATTAAGGATTTTATCCAATGGTTGCATTTTGGGAATCCATGTGTCAGTAAGGAATCGAACCATATCCTCTTTGTGAACCACCCATCCAGTAAAATTAGTGCATATCTCCCCCCTGaacatattttcatgtcctagtTATAGCCTTAGTCCTATTACCTCCTCCACTGCAGTGCTTTCCCATAAGCACCCTAACCCAGATGGAGGTAGTGTTATTGTAGAGTCTCCAAGCAAGGTTGGTATCACAAGTTTTGTTCTTTAGATTGGCATGTTGGAGGTCCGACCCTGCCATGTTCTTTGGTTTGGTGACAGTGGCCCACTTGACCATATGGAGCTTCCTTTTTGCAAGAGTTGTTCCCTAGATAAATTTTCTTTGGATTTTATCAATTTGGTTGGTAATGTGGGAGGGAAATTGAATATATTGTATTACATGGTTGGGAATGCTACTAAGGAATGATTTGGCCAGAGTGGTGCGTCCAGCCATGTTCAGGAACTTGATTTTCCAACCTGCCATTATACTGTTGAGATTATCCAGGATGAATTAGAAGTCACTATTTCTAGGCCTTCTATGGAAGATGGTGAAATCTAGGTATTTTCCAAAGTCTCTGGCACCCTTGATACCTAGTATGGCATTGCAGGTTTTGGCCCACTCTTCCGGTAGTTGGAAGAAAAGATTACTTTAGATTTCTGAAAGTTGACTTTCTGCCTAGATGCAACATTGAAATTACCTATGATGGATAAGATTGTCTCACAGTTTCTCCTATTGGCTCTGGCAAACATAGTGAGATCATCAGCAAAGAATAGATGGAAGATTCTAAGCCCTCCCTTGTTGACGCTATAGGCAGGAGCGGATCTACTAAGGAGGGTGGGGGCGGCACGCCACAAGACACCTTGGTCGaaaccttatatatatatatatatatatatatatatatatatatatgtgtgtgtgtgtgtgtgtgtgtgtgtgtgtgtatatatatcaaAAATTGTATAGATAGATAAAGTGGCACCCTGTTTAACAACTGAATATTTGGTGCCATTGCGAAGAAATGTATTTTCCGCCAGAAATACTCGGGATCGAGTCCTGCCTGCTACACTCTTGAAAACTATTCTGCATTTAGGAAAGCTCACAGGAGATTCGTTctcatttttctcttcttcttttccttgtttcttcttttctttctttttctttaattgGTGCGGATCTCTTTTTTCTTATGAGTTCCTTTTTAACTTCATTAATTCttgcttaattttaaaatctataaTATTTATTAACTTttttgttttgagcatttaaaaATGCATCTATAGCAAGTTTTAGTTCTATTGTCCATCCTTGAGTGAGACGATAGTTCTAGAATATGAAAACTCGTCGATaacaaacaaacaacaacaacccagtaaaatctcactaatggggtttggggagggtagtgtgtacgcagacattACCCCTACCCTGAAAGAGTAGACATGTTGTTTTTGAAAGAcccttgaaaaaagaaaaaaaaaatacaaaaggacaaaaatgagacaatattagtatcacaacaacaatcatagaaaaaataggaacaccataaaatctagaagaaagatgcaaatcAAAGGAAAATCCAGAAAAAAACTCGTTGATGACAAttacaaataaataatatttttttgttgatATTAGTAATATTATTGAATTTTTATGCTTTTTTCTAAATTGTcataattattaaattatttcatttgaTCGGTTTATATGTATAAATCAAAAAGACGAATAATCTTAACCGAAACTTAAAATAGATTAAATTGAAGCCCAAAGCCGTGTGGCACCCAGAACCTATAAATCTTAGATCTGCTTCTGCTGATAGGGAGTCAATTTTTATCAGTTACAGCATTGCCAATATTTTTGGAAAGCCTTTCCATGCATATGATGAACAAGTAGGGAGACATGGGACCCCCTACCTAATGCCTCCACTGGGCTTGAAGTATTCAGTTTGAGTACCATTTATAAGGATGAAAATAGAGCTTGTAGTTAGACAAGACACGATTAAGGTGGTTAATTTGGTGGGAAAGTTGAAGAAGATGAGGGATTCTCTGATGAAAGACCATTCTAACCTATCAAAGGCCTTCTCCAAGTCCATTTTTAGAATCATATTGGCATTCTTACCTTTCATATTTTGGAAGTGGGTAATGTACTCTTGTACCACAATGGCATTATCAACGACCCTTCTATTAACTAAAAAATTGGCTTGAGTAGGGCCAATGATATTCTATAGAAAAGGTTTGATTCTATGATAATGATCTTGGTGATCAGCTTATACATGGTGTTGCACTAACCTATTGGCCTAAAATTTACAGCATGGTGGCATTAGGGCACTTAGGGATGAGGCGGAGGTTGGTTTTTTTTTATTTCAGGAGGGATTGTACAGTTAGAGAAGGCAGTATGACAGTATTGGATTACCTTACCGGAAAGAATGTGCCAGTATTTCTGATAGAAAAAAGGGTGAAAATCATCAGGCCCAAGTGCCTTCATGGCCTTGAAGAAGAACATGGCACACTTGATCTCAGAGAGCCTAAGGGTAGAGTCAATGGTGCTCTGCTCCTTGGTAGTCAGGACATTTGCACTATTAGTAATGTGGCTCTTGTTCAAATTTGAGCCTTGGTGTTCAGTGGTATAGATCTTAGTGAAGTAGTTAAGGATTGTATCTTTAATGTCTTGGGGATCCAGTATACTGTTCCTCACCTTATCTTAGAGAGACATGATCTTGTTCCTCCTTCTTTTGTTAAGTGTGGATATGTGAAAGAATTTAGTGTTGGCATACCTCTCACTTAACCAATTGATTCTGGATTTAAGCTTCCAGAAGTCCTCTTCACTCCTAAGAATGATATAGAAATCTTGCTAGAGTTTGGCTTCTAGGTCCTGTAGGAAGGTACTAAAGAGATATGCATTAGACTTCTGGATGCCAGCTAGTCTAGCAAGGATCTGTTTTTTCCTATGGAAAATGTTACCAAAAATATGTTTATTCCAATCAGCCACCCTATTAGTAAAAACAGAGGTGGATCTCAGGATATCAGTACTGACTGCAAAAATATcttccacaagaggaagaaagtcAGGGTGGTTGCACCATATAGACTCAAACTTAAAAGGCTTGTTGGCCCTCTTCTGACTTTGATGGATTAAGCTTAAGAGAAGGGGACAATGATCAGAGTGAATCCTAGGGAGATGGGGAGATGGGTAACAGTTGAGTCAGGAACTCCTCTATCCAATCATCAGTGACAAAGCACTTGTCAAGTCTTTCTAGGATTAGGTCTTGCATGTTGGTGTCTCTTTTTTTTAGACTAAGTatattttaaacctttaaatCCTAGATTAACTAATTTGCAATTGTTCAAGCATTTCCAGAATCTGTTATTTCTATTAGTGTTCAAGCTATTACCCCAAACTTATCCTTGGTTGTTAGGAGTTCATTGAAGTCCCCCCAGCCCACCCCTACCAACAAGCCAACTACCCTATAGACAAAAGTCAGGTCCTCTAGTGTATTCCAGAGTTTATTTCTACTGTTAACACAATTACTAGCATATATAACAAGAAgggaaaagagaagaaatatgtcattaagttAGAACCgtcccttttttttttccttgagaaaaaataaaaaaattattcatctatattaaatatattaatcttttattttgttatattataAATTACTCATACTTTTTTCATTAgcaaaatatataatatttgtcGCTGATCCTAACAGAGTTTCAGCTTAAAGTAAAAGggattattttaaattatagTTAAAAATAGCTTTCGTtgaacacatgaaattcacaaaTTGAATTCTCTTAAAGTAAAGGGAGTTTGCTAGCGTCAAAGGTACCAATAGCCCTAAAGTAcaatgaaaaataaaattaaaatatttttgtatagtaGACTAAGCcgacgtttggacataaaaattttgatttttgataaaaatataatatttgaagtTAATCAGTTTTGTGAATAAGGAAAAAAGTTTTTTCCGAAAAACTTAAAAAAATAGTCAAAGCAACTTTTGgaatttgaaaaacttatttttgaaaactttccaaaaacttacAATTTTCCAAGGACACACAGAATTAGGGTGATAAATTTGGAcatttctcctttcttttcttatgggaaaaataaatatgaaatacTATGTAATGGTGGCAAAGTTTTAATTCTTTCCCCTCTTTTTATCAGTTCTGAGAGAGTCGAGCCATGGAAGTGACTGTACCTCACTTATCTTCTTCTCTCTCCATAATCCCAACATTATCTGCTAAACCCCACAAAACCCATCTCAAATACACCTTAAATTTTCCTAATATATCATCCAAAAACCTCTGCTCCACCATCTCTTCTTCCAAATACTGTTGTACTTACCGAAACAGAGCAACTTCAATTACAGCTTCTTCTTATTCATCTATTACACCCATTTCTCTACATTTGCCCACTTCTTCTAACGCTCAACGCCACTGGATGGTGCTACTGGAAACCCCGCCCAATGGGGTCAGCTCCAAATCTGAGGTCATTGATTACTATGTGCACACCCTTCAAAGAGTCTTGGGCAGGTAAAAAATATAATCTTTTCTGCATTTCACCAAGTTTAAGTGTTTTGGTTAGTGCTTCTATGATTGGtataatatattttattgattGATGGTAAAAGATTTTGTGCTTGACTAAGAATATATGCTGATAAATTGTGGGTAAAACTGTTTCTTTCTTTATGTCGAATACAATTGGACGCTTGTAATTTGAATTATGCAAGTGTTAGCCAATCAGCTAGCCATTACCCATTAGAGATGGCAATATTCAGGTCCTCCATTGCTAGGATGAATTCAAAGGGGGGGAGAGGGTTTGGGTCCTCTTGTCTAAGACCTCTTTGGGATGGAAACAAACTATCAGAAGATCCATTAATAGGAGTTGAGAACTTGGCAGTGCTGATACGAAAAAGCATCACTTCCTTCCAAAACCCATTTCGTTAAGATATTGATTAGGAAATCCCGATTGACAAGGTCAAATGCTTTCTCACAATATCCAATTTGGACAATACTTCAAGAATCTGACCTTTCGCATTGGCTACAATGCTGCATCCATAGTCAATCTATGCAAATCAGTTACTTCGTTAACTGGATGTAGCTGAATCTTCCTCCAGTTAACAGGTAAGCCTGACATTGCCTCAAAAACTATTTCATAACATAGAAATTTAACTTTGAAAAGCATTGGCTTTACTGCCATGTTTCACTGTAAGATAACAAAAGCTCGTTCTTAAGTTTCTGCAGTTTTGTTCTGTTCCTTTTTGTAAAAATTGTTGCTAGGGCATCCCAAGCGCCTTTTGGTGTCCAGTCTTATTAGTTTTTTTTTGCAAATATTTATCCTTTTAATGTCATAGGGAGTGCATACAACGGTTTCAAGCCTAATCCTTCCACATTCGTGCTGCTTCAACATCAGTTGGTGTGTGGTGTCTGAGCTGCCCATTTTATCCAATAACTCGTGACTGAGAAAATGATATTGTATTCCTGTGCTCCACTATCCATAATATGCATGTTGAGCTTCTCGACGCTACTGAGAATACTTACAAAATCTGCCACGAGTTGGTGTCTCTAGACAGATACAGTCTCTGACTATTCTGGTAGAATCTTCCCTTGAATTGCTACTTATCAGAAGAGCTTTAAGTATCTTACCCCGATTGATCCGCTCTGGTACCTCTTGTTAGAATAATTGGATTCTTGCAATTTGAATTGTACTTTTGCTATCTAAAGATTAGTGTTAATCTTCAAGATTTCATCTCAATTTTCTTCACAAACTCATATTAGCACTTGTCACCTCTTTTCCTCTATTTACTTTGTTTCTTCACTTTTTTTCTCCTATAATCACAATCTAAATGCTGCCCATATTTTGTAGGATGTGATGGGAGCATCTAGTACTTGAAACTTTTGCTCCATTTATTTGttttccaactatccaattttAGAATTTCTCTAGAGTTCTTACTTGAGTTATCTTAAAAAATGTCTTTCTATGGGAGTTGGTGCTGATTTTTACAACTATCAATTCTTAATGAAACAGTGAGAAGGATGCTCAAATGTGTATGTATAATGCTTCTTGCAATGTCCCGTATGGATTTTGCTGCGACATTGATGAGGATGTAGCTAATGAGATTGCTGGTAAATTTCTTGTCTGCTTTCTTGCATGCCCTCCTCTATTGTTATTGCCTCGTAATTTAGGTGCAGTGCATACTAATTATAAAAAACTACATATATGTTTTGGATGTTCTTAAAACTTTCCCTTTTTGTTAAGACTTGAAGCAATTGttcatttttctacttttttgaaTCCTAGGTATGCCTGGGGTACTATCAGTTATACCTGACCCTGATTTTAACTCAATGGTGAAAGACTACAGCTACCCGAAGGGTCAGTTAAGTTCCCTATCAAATTCATATGCCGATGGCTCATCGTTATTTCCAGCTGGGACTTCTAAACATTGGCTTGTTCGGATATCCAGGCCATCTGTTGGAGTCATAAGAAAAGCCCCGGTGGTTGACTATTACGTTCAAGTTCTAACCAAAGTTCTTGGGAAGTAAGTATTTGTTTCTGAGCATTAATATATTGTTATTTCAAATTCATTATTAACATTTTGCTAAAAGGACGGATTGGTTTCTTGATGACAGTGAGAAGGATGCACAGATGTGCTTATATCATGTGTCTTGGCAATCCAATTATGGATTTTGTTGTGAATTAGATGAGGCGTGTGCTCAAGAATTAGCTGGTGAGGTTATCATGTCATACTAGTAATCTTACCTGTAatatgtaataattatttttatagtgCCAGTAAATGTCTTGATGTACCATCACAGGAATGCCTGGAGTTCTATCTGTTCGGCCAGATGAAAATTTTGACTCGGACAATAAAGACTATGGAGGTTAGAGATCATATCTGACTTTTACCCTATTGAATGCTACATCTCTGATGTTGAGGATTGGGCCATCTAGAAGATATCAAATGGAAATATAAATGTGAAATGTCATAAAATTATTGACCTTAATTTATTTTGACACAGTAATGCAGTATATCAGCCAGGTTATTTGAAAGAAAAAGATATACTAGTATATAAGGATCAAGTCAACTTAgacatttttttcttttaaattttcttGTGCATGCTCTTTTATTAACTTTAGTTTCCAGGTTCTATCCGTGATGATTCTAACTATATAAGATGATTATATGATCCCCTTATCTGGGATAGATCTTCTTCTTCTAAGGGTGAATAAACCTTCTTACCATATAGAATATTACATGTTGACCTCTCCACAATATCCCATTGGCAGTCTAGTTCTTGAaagtgggattacactgggtttgttgttgttgtagtctgGTCCTTGAAGGTGATTTTAGAAGTCTTGCTCAAAGTTAATTTCCAGTAACAACACgttattataaaattcttccatcaGCAAAGAGTTGTCTCCCTTAGGAAACGAACCTTTGTAATGATTTTCCTTGAAAAATTCAGTGAGATGTTTGCGCTTTTGAGTGTCAATTTGAATCTAGTGTACATCGAGCAAGATGCATGGTCATCTTGTTTGTCACACCTCTATGGTACAGAAAAGCATGTCCTTTAAGAATAACTGAGTTGATCGGTTAAATATGGATGAAGCTATCGATCTTTTCATTTGCCTTATTTTTAGGGAGACGAAATAGCAGAGAAAACTAGTTGTGAAAAGCGGTGTTCCAAAAATTTTGGTAAACAGA
This sequence is a window from Nicotiana tomentosiformis chromosome 5, ASM39032v3, whole genome shotgun sequence. Protein-coding genes within it:
- the LOC104108178 gene encoding organelle RRM domain-containing protein 1, chloroplastic is translated as MEVTVPHLSSSLSIIPTLSAKPHKTHLKYTLNFPNISSKNLCSTISSSKYCCTYRNRATSITASSYSSITPISLHLPTSSNAQRHWMVLLETPPNGVSSKSEVIDYYVHTLQRVLGSEKDAQMCMYNASCNVPYGFCCDIDEDVANEIAGMPGVLSVIPDPDFNSMVKDYSYPKGQLSSLSNSYADGSSLFPAGTSKHWLVRISRPSVGVIRKAPVVDYYVQVLTKVLGNEKDAQMCLYHVSWQSNYGFCCELDEACAQELAGMPGVLSVRPDENFDSDNKDYGGGNLKLSDDSQQSAASDRETDVITKKLFVTGLSFYTSEKTLRAAFEGYGELVEVKIIMDKISKRSKGYAFVEYTTVEAATTAFKEMNGKIINGWMITVDAARTNPPKYSRGRPGAAR